Proteins encoded by one window of Sulfurospirillum barnesii SES-3:
- a CDS encoding cytochrome c, with translation MRKWDKVLLGLFMCTSFCAIGATSAGAMEGMQMSQEAREVIAHPKGTKESRGVISLQDYIVEEKAMYDWLFKNHPIFTKYGGKTVGKLVVNDRGKEWLEEGHGYEMSKASKRSDGEGFSSMMYRVARASTLQYPNKFIGPEKCGECHPAQYETWSRSRHSSTIRFPGEHPEVNNKLNEPVFDKDTASILPQGITPDVIYCTIGHIRTKFGFFDAWLLRGTYHVEGGMLKNGTGQIVAGGNQWQRTWAYNLSPEVAKKIKKWVPDFPVTLEEYGDNGGYVRGLASYAAKYKKSMSFQASTSYCEVCHPWKFDFKNQGEFFAALGNAKELQKHTISKGISCEECHGAGGHLEGGSGLLISNCERCHQRFSYSPDLARSNPLNVGKPDLAFSSKFKSMGPGCGTEGAQTYFSAHYDKGMRCATCHDPHDVTGDLTGEKDVKGMNYNPNQGYLSSFYSKPKLKKQCADCHKEQAYIHAKSDTHSKNSCATCHMPFLMSCENFYAIQFQDQAGFDTQRRSHIWKIEVDPKMKTMVASAAATGPRDTKDWHFERNKEGRNYVDLMWACARTTWADKDQADAKGCHSPVNSELKETLHFKDQKQVYNEVMGWQTPVKDQFTQVKVGIQGLYSLLEVKKLAPSDKARVYELIEKAQVTVDLVEKDGSWGVHGFKYTKQRLDAAVEYINEAQRIMKKNL, from the coding sequence ATGAGAAAATGGGACAAAGTGTTACTTGGTTTATTCATGTGCACAAGCTTTTGTGCCATCGGTGCGACGAGCGCTGGGGCTATGGAAGGCATGCAGATGAGTCAAGAGGCCAGAGAAGTCATTGCGCATCCTAAGGGGACAAAGGAAAGCAGAGGCGTTATCTCCTTGCAAGACTATATTGTTGAAGAGAAGGCGATGTATGACTGGCTCTTCAAAAACCATCCTATTTTTACCAAATACGGTGGCAAAACAGTGGGCAAACTGGTTGTCAACGATCGTGGTAAAGAGTGGCTTGAAGAGGGACATGGCTATGAGATGTCCAAAGCCTCTAAACGAAGTGATGGTGAGGGCTTTAGCTCTATGATGTATCGGGTTGCACGGGCTTCAACCTTGCAATATCCGAATAAATTTATAGGGCCTGAGAAGTGTGGCGAGTGTCACCCTGCGCAATATGAGACTTGGAGCAGGTCACGACACTCATCCACAATCCGTTTTCCAGGCGAACACCCTGAGGTGAATAATAAATTAAATGAGCCTGTCTTTGACAAAGACACCGCATCTATTTTACCTCAAGGTATTACACCTGATGTCATCTATTGTACTATAGGTCACATTAGAACTAAATTTGGCTTCTTTGATGCGTGGTTACTACGTGGAACGTACCATGTTGAAGGAGGTATGCTTAAAAATGGCACAGGTCAAATCGTAGCAGGTGGTAATCAATGGCAACGCACATGGGCGTATAATTTATCTCCTGAAGTGGCGAAGAAAATCAAAAAATGGGTACCTGACTTTCCTGTCACGCTTGAAGAGTATGGTGACAATGGTGGCTATGTAAGAGGTCTTGCTTCCTATGCGGCTAAGTACAAAAAATCGATGTCGTTTCAAGCCTCAACATCGTATTGTGAAGTCTGCCATCCGTGGAAGTTTGATTTTAAAAATCAAGGCGAATTTTTTGCAGCCTTAGGCAATGCCAAAGAGCTTCAAAAACACACCATTTCCAAAGGTATTTCATGCGAAGAGTGTCATGGTGCAGGTGGTCACTTAGAAGGAGGTTCTGGTCTTTTAATCTCCAATTGTGAACGCTGTCATCAACGCTTCTCCTACAGTCCTGATTTAGCCAGAAGTAACCCACTCAATGTCGGTAAACCTGATTTGGCATTTAGTTCAAAATTCAAATCAATGGGACCTGGATGTGGTACTGAGGGTGCACAAACTTATTTTTCAGCACACTATGATAAAGGAATGCGCTGTGCAACCTGCCATGATCCACACGATGTTACGGGTGATTTAACAGGCGAAAAAGATGTGAAAGGGATGAATTACAATCCTAATCAAGGCTATTTAAGTTCATTTTACAGCAAACCTAAACTGAAAAAACAGTGTGCGGATTGTCATAAAGAACAAGCCTATATTCATGCAAAATCAGACACACACAGCAAAAACAGTTGTGCAACCTGCCATATGCCATTCTTGATGAGTTGTGAAAACTTCTATGCTATCCAATTTCAAGATCAAGCAGGTTTTGATACCCAACGCCGTTCTCACATTTGGAAAATCGAAGTCGATCCAAAAATGAAAACAATGGTAGCTAGCGCTGCAGCAACAGGTCCTCGTGATACAAAAGATTGGCATTTTGAGCGCAACAAAGAGGGACGAAATTATGTTGACTTGATGTGGGCATGTGCACGTACCACCTGGGCAGATAAAGACCAAGCCGATGCCAAAGGGTGCCACAGTCCTGTTAACTCTGAACTCAAAGAGACCCTTCATTTCAAAGACCAAAAACAAGTCTATAACGAAGTCATGGGATGGCAAACACCTGTAAAAGATCAATTTACTCAGGTGAAAGTGGGCATTCAAGGGCTTTATTCTTTACTCGAAGTGAAAAAATTAGCGCCTTCGGATAAAGCACGGGTGTATGAGTTGATTGAAAAAGCCCAAGTAACTGTTGATTTAGTGGAGAAAGACGGTTCATGGGGTGTGCATGGTTTCAAATACACCAAACAACGCTTAGATGCTGCGGTTGAATATATTAACGAAGCCCAACGCATTATGAAGAAAAATCTCTAA
- a CDS encoding c-type heme family protein — translation MKFKFKIVVALFVLLYTIITLLFFNFYRELALKDAKQEAIIVLDTMNAIRDYVSIVQRPLIEELKEKKMLVHDFFDPRLLSSTYIARSIYEIQRMKKNINYDYKLIAYNPLNPAHEGNDFEHEILDDFKEGLYDEYAHIITENKTPYFFVGLPIRNSHPSCLECHVANSAPKRMVEQYHVIPDFDSKVGDVIAMITFKIPVLSILTYHVKEFIVGGAVMFIVFVLFILFLYKIYQGELKLQEKTKMLMMSQNRLASMGEMIGNISHQWRQPLAQVSAILINLELHSEKDKLTKEKLSQKIEEANEQLRFMSHTIDDFKNFFAPQKAKQAFSAHEIIHQAKRLLSASFEKDAIEVHIHIQENFTILGYANEIVQVLLNIMNNAKEAFIANNTALRLIKIVAFVEESTPKITIANNAGCIDNALIETIFDPYVSTKESSSGLGLYMSQMIVQKNGARLHVNNLQDGVIFTIIFNPII, via the coding sequence GTGAAATTCAAATTTAAAATCGTTGTAGCACTGTTTGTTTTACTCTATACGATTATCACCCTTTTGTTTTTCAATTTCTATCGAGAGCTTGCCCTTAAAGATGCGAAACAAGAAGCTATAATTGTGCTAGATACCATGAATGCCATTCGAGATTATGTCTCCATTGTACAACGTCCTCTGATAGAAGAGCTCAAAGAAAAAAAGATGTTGGTGCACGATTTTTTTGACCCACGCTTGCTTTCATCGACCTACATTGCTCGCTCCATTTATGAGATTCAGCGGATGAAAAAGAACATCAACTATGACTACAAACTCATTGCCTATAATCCGCTTAATCCTGCTCATGAGGGCAATGATTTTGAACATGAGATTTTAGATGATTTTAAAGAGGGGCTTTACGATGAGTATGCGCATATTATTACAGAAAACAAAACACCCTATTTTTTTGTAGGACTTCCTATTCGCAACTCTCATCCCTCATGCCTAGAGTGTCATGTCGCAAACAGCGCACCCAAACGGATGGTAGAGCAGTACCATGTCATTCCTGATTTTGATTCTAAGGTGGGTGATGTGATTGCGATGATTACCTTTAAAATACCTGTTTTAAGCATCTTAACCTACCATGTCAAAGAGTTTATTGTGGGTGGTGCGGTGATGTTTATTGTTTTTGTCCTGTTTATTCTCTTTTTGTACAAAATTTATCAAGGGGAATTAAAGCTTCAAGAGAAGACCAAAATGCTCATGATGAGCCAAAACAGACTTGCTTCCATGGGAGAGATGATTGGCAATATTTCTCACCAATGGCGACAACCCTTAGCACAAGTAAGTGCCATCTTAATCAATCTTGAACTGCACAGTGAAAAAGACAAACTCACCAAAGAAAAGCTTTCACAAAAAATAGAAGAAGCCAATGAACAACTTCGTTTCATGTCCCATACCATTGATGATTTCAAAAACTTTTTTGCCCCTCAAAAAGCAAAACAAGCGTTTAGTGCACACGAGATTATCCATCAAGCAAAACGCTTGCTCAGTGCTTCTTTTGAAAAAGATGCCATAGAAGTGCACATTCACATTCAAGAAAACTTTACCATCCTAGGCTACGCCAATGAAATTGTCCAAGTGCTCTTAAATATTATGAACAACGCAAAAGAGGCATTTATAGCGAACAATACGGCTTTACGTCTTATCAAAATTGTCGCCTTTGTTGAAGAATCTACCCCAAAAATCACCATTGCCAATAATGCTGGATGTATTGATAATGCTCTTATAGAGACCATTTTTGACCCTTATGTGAGTACCAAAGAGTCTAGCAGTGGGTTAGGATTGTACATGAGTCAAATGATTGTTCAAAAAAATGGCGCACGTTTACATGTAAACAATCTGCAAGATGGCGTTATCTTTACAATTATTTTTAATCCAATAATTTAA
- a CDS encoding response regulator transcription factor: MVTCNPLDILSNKKVLCVEDEAIILSNIMESLELFFGKVVGVKDGREALDEALGNLYDVLMLDISIPYIDGLDVVKKIRQVNKKIPIIILSAHSEQEYLWRAVELKITRYLCKPYDKNSLIKALEDVALELVEHQPCVQIMPSCVYDYCRKTITANEQILHLSKSESRLLEYFLKRPNQTITYEQLFEYMWEFEQPSKEALKSIVKELRKKIHSDFIKNLYGVGYLCEIQI, translated from the coding sequence ATGGTAACTTGCAATCCTTTAGATATTTTGTCCAATAAAAAAGTCTTATGCGTTGAAGATGAAGCGATTATTTTGAGTAATATTATGGAGTCTTTAGAGCTTTTTTTTGGAAAAGTCGTAGGCGTCAAAGATGGACGTGAGGCACTGGATGAAGCATTGGGCAATCTCTACGATGTTTTGATGCTTGATATTTCCATTCCCTACATCGATGGATTGGATGTGGTTAAAAAAATTCGTCAGGTTAATAAAAAAATTCCTATTATCATCCTCTCTGCACACAGCGAACAAGAGTACCTTTGGCGTGCGGTGGAGCTTAAGATTACACGCTACCTTTGCAAACCTTACGATAAAAATAGCCTCATAAAAGCCCTTGAAGATGTTGCCCTAGAACTGGTAGAGCATCAACCCTGTGTGCAGATTATGCCCTCTTGTGTGTATGATTATTGCCGTAAAACCATTACCGCCAATGAGCAGATACTGCATCTTTCAAAAAGTGAGAGCCGTTTGCTGGAATATTTTCTCAAACGTCCCAATCAGACCATTACATACGAGCAACTTTTTGAGTACATGTGGGAGTTTGAACAACCAAGCAAAGAGGCTTTAAAATCTATTGTGAAAGAGTTACGTAAAAAAATCCACAGCGATTTTATTAAAAATCTGTACGGCGTAGGGTATTTGTGTGAAATTCAAATTTAA
- the nrfH gene encoding cytochrome c nitrite reductase small subunit produces the protein MKKSNFLKYAALCAFVVAIGFFAYMVNASKALSYLSSDPKACINCHVMNTQYATWQHSSHAERATCIDCHLPRDNMVNKYIAKAIDGYNHSVAFTFNTYKNAIQISDNGAQRVQDNCIACHASLSSQMVSNADVNHHYDDPSVATGRRCWECHKGVPHGKVRGLTTTPNALGVKEVK, from the coding sequence GTGAAAAAGAGTAATTTCCTAAAATACGCAGCATTGTGTGCGTTTGTGGTCGCCATTGGTTTTTTTGCCTACATGGTGAACGCATCCAAAGCGCTGTCGTATCTCTCCAGTGATCCAAAAGCGTGTATCAACTGTCACGTCATGAACACGCAGTATGCGACATGGCAACACAGTTCGCATGCTGAGCGGGCCACCTGTATTGATTGTCACTTACCACGGGATAACATGGTAAACAAGTACATCGCAAAAGCCATTGATGGGTACAACCACAGTGTGGCATTTACCTTTAATACGTACAAAAATGCGATTCAAATCAGTGACAATGGTGCACAAAGAGTTCAGGACAATTGTATTGCGTGTCATGCAAGTTTAAGCTCTCAAATGGTGAGCAACGCCGATGTCAATCATCACTATGATGACCCAAGTGTTGCAACGGGCAGACGATGTTGGGAGTGTCATAAGGGTGTACCGCATGGAAAAGTAAGAGGTCTTACCACAACACCTAATGCCTTAGGCGTTAAAGAAGTGAAGTAA
- the nrfA gene encoding ammonia-forming cytochrome c nitrite reductase: MNKFKVLLVGSLVAIGAMALLASNINEREKQRVELAKAPSEAGIANKAKSEEWAKYYPRQFDSWKKTKEYDSFTDMLEKDPALVIAWGGYAFSKDYNSPRGHYYAVQDNVNSLRTGAPVDEKTGPLPTACWTCKSPDVPRLIEEDGELEYFTGKWAKYGSQVVNSIGCANCHDDKTAELKATVPQLNRALVAAGLKPFEESTHQEKRSLVCAQCHVEYYFKKTEWKDAKGVDKTAMVVTYPWANGIGKEGNSGTEGMIKYYDEIGFSDWTHNISKTPMLKAQHPDYEFWKTGIHGQKGVSCADCHMPYTQEGSVKYSDHQVLENPLNEMDRTCMNCHRESESKLRGIVHQKYERKEFLNKIAFDNIAKAHLETGKAMEVGASDEELKEVRRLIRHGQFKGDMAIAAHGNYFHAPEETLRLLSAANEDAQSARLLLVRILAKHGVMDYSAPDFDTKAKAQKLVKVDMAALSAEKMKFKQTLEQAWKQEAVAKGRLHPSMYKDADTINDGKSSWNKK, from the coding sequence ATGAATAAATTTAAAGTGTTATTGGTTGGCTCATTGGTAGCCATTGGTGCGATGGCGCTTTTAGCGAGTAACATCAATGAAAGAGAAAAACAGCGTGTGGAGCTTGCAAAAGCACCCAGTGAAGCGGGCATTGCCAATAAAGCCAAAAGTGAAGAGTGGGCAAAATATTACCCCCGTCAGTTTGACTCATGGAAAAAAACAAAAGAGTACGATAGTTTCACAGATATGCTTGAAAAAGATCCAGCCTTAGTCATTGCGTGGGGTGGGTATGCGTTTTCAAAAGATTATAACTCTCCACGTGGGCACTATTATGCGGTGCAGGACAATGTCAATAGTCTTCGAACGGGTGCTCCTGTGGATGAAAAAACAGGGCCTTTGCCAACGGCGTGTTGGACATGTAAATCGCCTGATGTGCCTCGTCTGATTGAAGAAGACGGTGAGTTGGAGTATTTTACAGGTAAGTGGGCAAAGTATGGCTCTCAAGTGGTCAATTCCATTGGTTGTGCGAACTGCCATGATGATAAAACAGCAGAGCTTAAAGCAACCGTACCACAACTCAATCGTGCCTTAGTTGCAGCAGGACTTAAACCTTTTGAAGAATCAACCCATCAAGAAAAACGCTCTTTGGTCTGTGCGCAATGCCACGTAGAGTATTATTTCAAAAAAACCGAATGGAAAGATGCCAAAGGTGTGGATAAAACAGCAATGGTGGTAACGTATCCGTGGGCAAATGGCATTGGTAAAGAGGGAAATTCAGGTACCGAGGGCATGATTAAGTATTACGATGAAATTGGTTTTTCTGATTGGACGCATAACATTTCAAAAACACCCATGCTAAAGGCGCAACATCCTGATTATGAGTTTTGGAAAACAGGTATTCATGGTCAAAAAGGTGTCTCGTGTGCGGATTGTCATATGCCGTATACACAAGAGGGTTCAGTGAAGTATTCTGATCATCAAGTGCTTGAAAACCCACTCAATGAGATGGACAGAACATGTATGAACTGCCACAGAGAGAGTGAGTCAAAGTTAAGAGGCATCGTGCATCAAAAATACGAGCGCAAAGAGTTCTTAAACAAAATTGCCTTTGACAACATCGCAAAAGCCCACCTTGAGACAGGAAAAGCAATGGAAGTGGGTGCGAGTGATGAGGAGCTAAAAGAAGTGCGTAGACTCATTCGTCATGGACAGTTTAAAGGTGACATGGCAATTGCAGCGCACGGTAACTACTTCCATGCACCTGAAGAGACCCTTCGTTTATTATCCGCTGCCAATGAAGACGCACAAAGTGCACGTCTTTTGTTGGTGAGGATTTTAGCAAAACACGGTGTGATGGATTACAGTGCACCTGATTTTGATACCAAAGCAAAGGCTCAAAAATTAGTCAAAGTCGATATGGCTGCCTTATCTGCTGAAAAAATGAAATTTAAACAAACGCTAGAACAAGCGTGGAAACAAGAGGCGGTTGCAAAAGGTAGGTTGCACCCAAGTATGTACAAAGATGCTGATACCATTAACGATGGCAAATCGTCATGGAATAAAAAGTAA
- the ccsA gene encoding cytochrome c biogenesis protein CcsA — MVLLNMLHSYKTMLFLLIALALGAAVATFLENDFGTAFARSYVYDALWYEALLCLAALHLAWVMYASKMVLHVSRFLFHGAFIFILIGSGLSRYFGVEGVMKIRENTSVNTFFSSDKNREITLPFFVHLKDFEVERYYGSKAPSSYTSDVRIIDGNVSFDAKIYMNHTLSYKGYKFFQTFYDPDEKGTILSLSKDPGVEVTYVGYALLFLGLILNLFDKKSRFRKRIEQLKNSSFILLFLLMSHTPLFSHSEYVQTYLDEHRTKSVEVAADFGKLVVQSRMGRMKPFDTLSQEVLYKLSGKSTLYDMNPTQIALGMLSHPSLWKTLPMIQTKTPKLREFVGVSPTQKLLRFEDFFEGHRYKLEEALHKALALKPSQRGTFENDVIKVDERLSIAFMMYQGVLFKLFPVIGDENHTWVAFEQLIMKEKGEELKEVQEASVRFANALFERNYEKASLHVKTFEAFQEKHGALIMPSKTHVKVEIFYNQMKIFERLTLAYVVVSSLLLLVAFGQVFAPQIVTCKRTKPLFYGVFLLFILHTLGLVLRWYVSSHAPMSDTYESMIYIAWSCLLFCMLFMRHSLFALAGSVLMAGIFMFVAHLGNIDPEITNLVPVLKSFWLSLHVSIITASYGFFALACALGVFTLILFTCKTSERIKMAISNITAINEICLILGLSLLVIGNFLGAIWANESWGRYWGWDPKETWAYISILVYTIILHVRLMGKLYSEYLFAILSVVGFSAILMTYFGVNFYLAGMHSYATGDPLPIPTWVYVCGGVMLGLMILSYKNKQQKEQP, encoded by the coding sequence ATGGTGTTGCTTAACATGTTGCATTCGTATAAAACCATGCTGTTTTTGCTCATCGCTTTAGCCCTAGGTGCAGCGGTTGCGACCTTTTTAGAAAACGATTTTGGCACAGCGTTTGCAAGGTCTTATGTCTATGATGCGCTGTGGTATGAAGCACTGTTGTGTTTGGCCGCACTTCATTTGGCATGGGTGATGTATGCGAGTAAAATGGTGTTACATGTAAGCCGTTTTCTCTTTCATGGGGCGTTTATTTTTATTTTGATTGGCTCAGGATTGAGCCGTTATTTTGGGGTAGAGGGTGTCATGAAAATTCGTGAAAACACGAGTGTTAACACCTTTTTTTCGAGTGATAAAAATAGAGAAATTACCTTACCTTTTTTTGTGCATTTAAAAGATTTTGAAGTAGAGCGTTATTATGGAAGCAAAGCTCCCTCTTCGTATACCAGCGATGTGCGTATTATAGATGGCAATGTAAGTTTTGATGCGAAAATTTACATGAACCATACGCTAAGCTACAAAGGGTACAAATTTTTTCAAACTTTTTATGACCCTGATGAAAAAGGAACCATTCTCTCTCTTAGCAAAGACCCTGGGGTGGAAGTCACGTATGTGGGTTACGCACTGCTTTTTTTAGGGCTTATTCTCAACCTTTTTGATAAAAAATCACGCTTTAGAAAACGCATAGAACAGCTCAAAAACAGCTCTTTTATCTTGCTTTTTTTGCTCATGTCACACACGCCGCTTTTTTCTCATAGCGAGTATGTTCAGACCTATTTGGATGAGCATCGCACTAAGAGTGTCGAAGTGGCAGCGGATTTTGGAAAACTGGTTGTGCAATCACGTATGGGACGTATGAAACCTTTTGATACGCTCAGCCAAGAAGTGCTCTATAAACTCAGCGGTAAAAGTACGTTGTATGACATGAACCCGACGCAAATTGCCTTAGGGATGCTCTCGCATCCTAGTTTGTGGAAAACCTTGCCGATGATTCAAACAAAAACACCAAAACTTAGGGAGTTTGTTGGTGTTTCACCCACACAAAAATTGCTTCGTTTTGAGGACTTTTTTGAGGGGCATCGCTACAAACTTGAAGAGGCGTTGCACAAAGCCTTAGCGCTAAAACCCAGCCAAAGAGGCACTTTTGAAAATGATGTCATTAAAGTCGATGAGAGGCTTAGCATTGCGTTTATGATGTATCAAGGGGTGTTGTTTAAACTCTTCCCTGTGATAGGTGATGAGAACCATACGTGGGTGGCGTTTGAACAGCTCATTATGAAAGAAAAGGGTGAAGAACTCAAAGAGGTGCAAGAGGCTTCGGTACGTTTTGCCAATGCTTTGTTTGAGCGAAACTATGAAAAAGCCTCTTTACATGTAAAAACATTTGAGGCGTTTCAAGAGAAGCATGGTGCTTTGATTATGCCCTCAAAAACGCATGTAAAGGTAGAGATTTTCTACAATCAGATGAAGATTTTTGAGCGTTTAACCTTAGCCTATGTTGTGGTGAGTAGTCTCTTATTGCTTGTTGCATTTGGGCAGGTTTTTGCGCCACAGATTGTTACATGTAAACGAACAAAACCTCTGTTTTATGGAGTGTTTTTACTCTTTATCCTCCACACGTTGGGATTGGTTTTGCGGTGGTATGTAAGCTCTCATGCTCCCATGAGCGATACCTATGAGTCGATGATTTACATTGCATGGTCGTGTTTGTTGTTTTGTATGCTCTTTATGCGCCACTCTCTTTTTGCCCTTGCTGGCTCTGTGCTGATGGCAGGCATTTTTATGTTTGTGGCACATTTGGGAAACATTGACCCTGAGATTACCAATCTTGTGCCTGTTTTAAAATCTTTTTGGCTCAGCCTTCATGTCTCAATTATTACGGCGAGTTATGGTTTTTTTGCGCTTGCGTGTGCACTGGGCGTTTTTACCTTGATTTTGTTTACATGTAAAACCTCAGAGCGCATTAAAATGGCGATTTCTAACATCACCGCAATCAATGAAATCTGCCTGATTTTAGGGCTTTCTCTTTTAGTTATCGGTAATTTTTTAGGCGCTATTTGGGCGAATGAGTCGTGGGGGCGTTATTGGGGATGGGATCCTAAGGAGACATGGGCGTATATTAGCATTTTGGTGTATACGATCATTTTACATGTAAGGCTTATGGGCAAGCTCTACTCAGAGTATCTGTTTGCCATTTTGAGTGTTGTGGGATTTAGTGCTATTTTGATGACCTATTTTGGGGTTAATTTTTATCTAGCAGGGATGCACTCGTACGCCACAGGTGATCCTCTGCCTATTCCCACTTGGGTCTATGTGTGTGGTGGTGTAATGTTAGGATTGATGATACTTTCTTATAAAAACAAACAACAAAAGGAACAACCATGA
- a CDS encoding Crp/Fnr family transcriptional regulator: protein MSREHLDLIASLPLFQSLQKEDIATIASFCTVHSHKGGDVLFYEKDSKDAIFYIISGSVKFYKVDRFDNEIFLYKLYSHSLIFNVSKLIDSFFISCYANAEFLEDSLVLHIKSTPFREMIYSNQRLMQKILEESFLMIQQMQCIISRDVVFDGTAKVAHMLVNELETFNKLKKHEIAYMLHIQPETLSRILNKLTRNGTIAIEKNSVEVLNIQELKDIYE, encoded by the coding sequence ATGTCACGTGAGCACTTAGATCTTATTGCTTCATTGCCACTGTTTCAATCGTTGCAAAAAGAGGATATTGCAACCATAGCCTCTTTTTGTACGGTGCATTCCCATAAAGGTGGTGATGTGCTCTTTTATGAGAAAGACAGCAAAGATGCTATTTTTTATATTATTTCAGGATCGGTCAAATTTTATAAGGTAGACCGCTTCGATAATGAGATTTTTCTTTATAAACTTTACTCACACTCACTGATTTTTAATGTCTCTAAACTCATTGATAGCTTTTTTATCAGTTGTTATGCCAATGCAGAATTTTTGGAAGACAGTCTTGTTTTGCACATTAAAAGTACTCCTTTTCGGGAGATGATTTATTCTAATCAGCGTTTGATGCAAAAGATTTTAGAAGAGTCTTTTTTGATGATTCAGCAGATGCAGTGTATTATCAGTCGGGATGTGGTGTTTGATGGTACGGCTAAAGTAGCGCATATGTTGGTCAATGAGCTTGAGACGTTTAACAAACTCAAAAAACATGAAATCGCCTATATGCTACACATTCAACCCGAAACGCTTTCTCGCATTCTTAATAAACTCACCCGTAATGGTACAATAGCGATTGAAAAAAACAGTGTTGAGGTTTTGAATATTCAAGAACTCAAAGACATTTATGAATAG
- a CDS encoding type IV pili methyl-accepting chemotaxis transducer N-terminal domain-containing protein, with product MIKPTTISMKMRLAGSLLSFIIIFIISLTVMMNQMSKKDSYIINIAGKQRMLSQKMSKEAFFIAHRHSNDFRELNTAVNLFENSLNDLLYGNEATGIYAPQNEKIKTKLEEVMEYWKPFRLHVEGFKSDIEAVRPDMDVLAGRIEKLLVLSDTVVQRMVHANLSNIHIDLSGRQRMLSQRMGLYVSRYLSTANGQDLLVYADAKALYEKTIQSFLDDPAVKNAPEVYSIVKENYAYWEAYTVFLEQLLAKEAQINKHLAFIYEKNIQLLNAMDEAVWLYTDHSEHKNDTFLKFQYIALLVGMIIMLYAFVMSREIIEHLEHFVQKAKELAQSDLSVLTKQSVNLSSHSEDELKEASSHISQFVYKVNQAMQESEEALKKAESAVSQLQQIALDVEDAIDEMGIDEQEKKTFDKNVNATEDIAIQSAENLIHVNKMLQKLKKSLNAMVENSQTQHEKKKI from the coding sequence ATGATAAAACCAACCACGATTAGCATGAAAATGCGTTTAGCAGGGAGTCTGCTCTCTTTTATTATCATTTTTATTATTTCTCTAACGGTGATGATGAATCAGATGAGCAAAAAAGATTCGTATATTATTAACATTGCGGGTAAACAGCGCATGCTTTCTCAAAAGATGAGCAAAGAGGCGTTTTTTATTGCGCATCGTCATTCCAATGACTTTCGAGAGCTCAATACTGCGGTCAATTTGTTTGAAAATAGCTTGAATGATTTACTTTATGGCAATGAAGCCACAGGGATTTATGCGCCTCAAAATGAGAAAATAAAAACAAAACTTGAAGAAGTCATGGAGTATTGGAAGCCGTTTCGTCTTCATGTTGAGGGGTTTAAAAGTGACATTGAAGCGGTACGTCCTGATATGGATGTGTTAGCAGGACGCATTGAGAAATTGCTGGTTCTTTCCGATACTGTGGTACAACGCATGGTGCATGCCAACTTAAGCAATATTCACATTGACCTCTCAGGTCGCCAACGCATGCTCTCTCAGCGTATGGGACTCTATGTGAGTCGTTACTTAAGTACTGCCAATGGGCAAGATTTGCTTGTGTATGCCGATGCTAAAGCACTGTATGAAAAAACCATTCAAAGCTTTTTAGATGACCCTGCGGTGAAAAATGCCCCTGAGGTGTATAGCATTGTCAAAGAGAATTATGCTTATTGGGAAGCGTACACTGTTTTTCTTGAACAGTTGTTAGCCAAAGAGGCACAGATTAACAAACATTTGGCATTTATTTATGAAAAAAATATTCAGCTTCTCAATGCCATGGATGAAGCGGTTTGGCTCTATACAGACCACAGCGAACATAAAAATGACACCTTCTTAAAATTTCAGTACATTGCACTTTTGGTGGGAATGATTATTATGCTGTATGCGTTTGTGATGAGCAGGGAAATTATCGAGCATTTAGAGCATTTTGTTCAAAAAGCCAAAGAGTTAGCGCAAAGCGATTTAAGTGTTCTTACCAAACAAAGTGTCAATCTCTCCTCCCACAGCGAAGATGAGCTCAAAGAGGCATCCTCGCACATTTCTCAGTTTGTTTACAAGGTGAATCAAGCCATGCAAGAGAGCGAAGAAGCCCTTAAAAAAGCAGAGAGTGCGGTTTCTCAGCTTCAGCAAATTGCTTTGGATGTGGAAGATGCCATTGATGAGATGGGCATTGATGAGCAAGAGAAAAAAACCTTCGATAAAAATGTAAACGCAACCGAAGATATTGCCATTCAATCGGCTGAAAATCTCATTCATGTCAACAAAATGCTTCAAAAACTCAAAAAAAGCCTCAATGCAATGGTGGAAAACAGTCAAACGCAACACGAGAAAAAAAAGATTTAA